A single genomic interval of Musa acuminata AAA Group cultivar baxijiao chromosome BXJ3-4, Cavendish_Baxijiao_AAA, whole genome shotgun sequence harbors:
- the LOC135636847 gene encoding putative magnesium transporter MRS2-G isoform X2: MGRRSGKKPFSFFSKKGRSANRLELQPLPSPIPNHLAAKNSSNPAAASDSATAAAQLHGVKAAKKKAGSRLWMRFDRAGQSEVLELDKSAIIKRAGIPPRDLRILGPLFSHSSNILAREKAMVVNLEFIKAIVTAEEVLILDPLCQEVLPFVDQLRQQLPLKSPFRVDDPNLDKQSKDKHATGEEWTKINEAAESERELPFEFQVRDEIEHLLDDNEDMAHLYLTRKQIQNQQFEALIASGASNSIVAAGPNLARLGSNLNCSASIISSIYADDNDVEDLEMLLEAYFMQLDGMRNKILSVREYIDDTEDYVNIQLDNQRNELIQLQLVLTIASFGIAVDTLIVGAFAMNIPCQLYDINHIFTPFVGGTSGGCVLITLLMLAYARWKKLLGS, from the exons ATGGGGCGGCGGAGCGGGAAGAagcccttctccttcttctccaagAAGGGCCGATCGGCCAACCGTCTGGAGCTGCAGCCGCTCCCATCCCCGATCCCTAATCATCTTGCCGCCAAGAACAGCAGCAACCCCGCTGCGGCTTCAGATAGCGCGACGGCGGCGGCGCAGTTGCATGGGGTTAAGGCGGCGAAAAAGAAGGCCGGCTCGCGTCTCTGGATGAGGTTCGATCGCGCCGGGCAGTCGGAGGTCCTGGAACTTGACAAGAGCGCCATCATCAAGCGGGCGGGGATTCCTCCCCGCGACCTTAGGATTCTTGGACCCCTCTTCTCCCATTCGTCGAACATCCTCG CCAGGGAAAAGGCTATGGTTGTCAATCTAGAATTCATAAAGGCCATTGTTACTGCTGAAGAAGTGCTAATACTGGATCCTCTGTGTCAAGAAGTTCTCCCTTTTGTAGATCAGTTAAGGCAACAACTCCCTTTGAAGAGTCCTTTCAGGGTCGATGATCCTAATCTTGATAAACAAAGCAAAGATAAACATGCAACTGGTGAAGAGTGGACAAAAATAAATGAGGCAGCTGAAAGTGAACGTGAACTACCATTTGAGTTTCAG GTTAGGGATGAAATTGAACACCTTTTAGATGACAACGAGGATATGGCCCATCTATATTTAACAAGGAAGCAAATCCAGAATCAGCAGTTTGAAGCTTTGATAGCCTCTGGGGCTTCAAATAGcattgttgctgcaggaccaaaccTCGCAAGACTTGGCTCTAATTTAAATTGTAGCGCAAGCATTATTTCTAGTATCTATGCTGATGATAATGATGTGGAGGATTTGGAGATGTTACTTGAAGCTTATTTCATGCAGCTTGATGGAATGCGCAACAAAATTTTGTCG GTGAGGGAATATATTGATGATACAGAAGACTACGTCAACATCCAGCTTGATAACCAGCGAAATGAACTTATTCAGCTCCAGTTGGTGTTAACCATTGCATCATTCGGCATAGCTGTAGACACCCTTATCGTAGGTGCATTTGCAATGAATATCCCCTGCCAGTTATATGATATTAACCACATCTTTACCCCCTTTGTCGGAGGCACATCAGGAGGCTGTGTCCTGATCACGTTGCTCATGCTAGCATATGCCAGGTGGAAGAAATTACTTGGGTCTTAA
- the LOC135636847 gene encoding putative magnesium transporter MRS2-G isoform X1, which translates to MGRRSGKKPFSFFSKKGRSANRLELQPLPSPIPNHLAAKNSSNPAAASDSATAAAQLHGVKAAKKKAGSRLWMRFDRAGQSEVLELDKSAIIKRAGIPPRDLRILGPLFSHSSNILAREKAMVVNLEFIKAIVTAEEVLILDPLCQEVLPFVDQLRQQLPLKSPFRVDDPNLDKQSKDKHATGEEWTKINEAAESERELPFEFQVLEIALEVVCSYLDCSVSDLEKNAYPVLDELAMNVSTKNLERVRSLKSNLTRLLAHVQKVRDEIEHLLDDNEDMAHLYLTRKQIQNQQFEALIASGASNSIVAAGPNLARLGSNLNCSASIISSIYADDNDVEDLEMLLEAYFMQLDGMRNKILSVREYIDDTEDYVNIQLDNQRNELIQLQLVLTIASFGIAVDTLIVGAFAMNIPCQLYDINHIFTPFVGGTSGGCVLITLLMLAYARWKKLLGS; encoded by the exons ATGGGGCGGCGGAGCGGGAAGAagcccttctccttcttctccaagAAGGGCCGATCGGCCAACCGTCTGGAGCTGCAGCCGCTCCCATCCCCGATCCCTAATCATCTTGCCGCCAAGAACAGCAGCAACCCCGCTGCGGCTTCAGATAGCGCGACGGCGGCGGCGCAGTTGCATGGGGTTAAGGCGGCGAAAAAGAAGGCCGGCTCGCGTCTCTGGATGAGGTTCGATCGCGCCGGGCAGTCGGAGGTCCTGGAACTTGACAAGAGCGCCATCATCAAGCGGGCGGGGATTCCTCCCCGCGACCTTAGGATTCTTGGACCCCTCTTCTCCCATTCGTCGAACATCCTCG CCAGGGAAAAGGCTATGGTTGTCAATCTAGAATTCATAAAGGCCATTGTTACTGCTGAAGAAGTGCTAATACTGGATCCTCTGTGTCAAGAAGTTCTCCCTTTTGTAGATCAGTTAAGGCAACAACTCCCTTTGAAGAGTCCTTTCAGGGTCGATGATCCTAATCTTGATAAACAAAGCAAAGATAAACATGCAACTGGTGAAGAGTGGACAAAAATAAATGAGGCAGCTGAAAGTGAACGTGAACTACCATTTGAGTTTCAGGTGCTTGAGATTGCACTAGAAGTTGTTTGTTCATATTTGGACTGTAGCGTCTCTGATCTTGAGAAAAATGCATACCCTGTGCTTGATGAATTAGCCATGAATGTTAGCACCAAGAATCTTGAGCGTGTGCGGAGTCTGAAAAGCAACCTTACACGTTTGCTTGCACATGTTCAGAAG GTTAGGGATGAAATTGAACACCTTTTAGATGACAACGAGGATATGGCCCATCTATATTTAACAAGGAAGCAAATCCAGAATCAGCAGTTTGAAGCTTTGATAGCCTCTGGGGCTTCAAATAGcattgttgctgcaggaccaaaccTCGCAAGACTTGGCTCTAATTTAAATTGTAGCGCAAGCATTATTTCTAGTATCTATGCTGATGATAATGATGTGGAGGATTTGGAGATGTTACTTGAAGCTTATTTCATGCAGCTTGATGGAATGCGCAACAAAATTTTGTCG GTGAGGGAATATATTGATGATACAGAAGACTACGTCAACATCCAGCTTGATAACCAGCGAAATGAACTTATTCAGCTCCAGTTGGTGTTAACCATTGCATCATTCGGCATAGCTGTAGACACCCTTATCGTAGGTGCATTTGCAATGAATATCCCCTGCCAGTTATATGATATTAACCACATCTTTACCCCCTTTGTCGGAGGCACATCAGGAGGCTGTGTCCTGATCACGTTGCTCATGCTAGCATATGCCAGGTGGAAGAAATTACTTGGGTCTTAA
- the LOC103982422 gene encoding uncharacterized protein LOC103982422, whose product MANQGAKKRKEENKKHMTNLRRLIIASNIIYILVRMLMFHSSFTWKHWVGLLVTSIAYGFPYKQLDSMAKPTYSDDGELLDGGYDMTTGGICGYLHDLIYITSFVQITSILSGKFWWTYLVIPAFGAYKVTDLLKGSLLGGLGGEMEDEKSRKKREKTEKKASRSKIIKTRNR is encoded by the exons ATGGCGAATCAGGGAGCCAAgaagagaaaggaggagaacaagaagCATATGACCAACCTCCGCCGCCTCATCATCGCCTCCAAT ATCATTTATATTTTGGTGCGGATGCTTATGTTTCATTCAAGTTTTACTTGGAAGCACTGGGTTGGTCTTCTTGTTACGTCCATCGCTTATGGATTTCCATATAAACAACTTGATAGTATGGCAAAGCCAACATACTCTGATGATGGAGAACTCCTCGACGGTGGATATGATATGACCACTGGTGGAATCTGTGG TTATTTGCATGACCTGATCTACATAACAAGCTTTGTACAGATAACATCCATCTTATCTGGTAAATTTTGGTGGACTTATTTAGTG ATACCGGCATTTGGTGCATACAAGGTGACTGATCTACTAAAAGGATCACTGTTAGGAGGTTTAGGG GGGGAAATGGAGGATGAGAAGAGCcgtaagaagagggaaaagacggAGAAGAAGGCTTCAAGAAGCAAAATAATCAAAACCAGAAATAGGTAA